The following are encoded in a window of Fusarium oxysporum f. sp. lycopersici 4287 chromosome 5, whole genome shotgun sequence genomic DNA:
- a CDS encoding 3-isopropylmalate dehydrogenase, with product MGGCSINANGTAIGNETLAAAKDAGDVLLGSIGGPEWGTGALRPEQGLLKLRKRMGTYGDLRPYFFAFDSLVDASPFVIVERVARLAGFLARDLSDKKLIDNAAMIMVKNYTGLNGVVVTSNLFCDIISDEPSIIPGRIGLLPSASLSGVPDVKDKCNGIYEPIYGSAPDISGNGIVNPIGTILPVAMLQPYSLNLPEEAKAVEEAVHVALDGGLRTKDLGGNATTEVVGDAVVEELKKILKPQGVLSDWRDLLQRMLPWWL from the exons ATGGGTGGT TGCTCCATCAATGCCAACGGTACCGCTATCGGCAACGAGACCCTCGCCGCCGCAAAGGACGCCGGGGACGTCCTCCTCGGCTCCATCGGCGGTCCCGAATGGGGCACCGGCGCTCTCCGACCCGAGCAGGGCCTTCTGAAGCTTCGCAAAAGGATGGGCACATACGGCGACCTGCGACCTTATTTCTTCGCGTTTGACTCTCTGGTCGACGCCTCTCCGTTCGTCATT GTTGAGCGTGTTGCCCGTCTGGCTGGATTCCTTGCCCGTGATCTCAGCGATAAGAAG TTGATTGACAACGCTGCTATGATCATGGTGAAGAATTATACTGGTCTTAACGGTGTTGTTGTGACGAGCAACCTGTTTTGTGATATCATCAGTGATGAGCCTAGTATTATCCCCGGCAGAATTGGCCTTCTACCCAGTGCTAGCTTGAGCGGTGTTCCTGATGTAAAGGACAAATGTAACGGTATCTACGAGCCCATCTACG GTTCCGCCCCTGATATCTCTGGCAATGGCATTGTCAACCCCATTGGTACGATCCTGCCCGTCGCCATGCTCCAACCATACTCTCTCAACCTGCctgaggaggccaaggctgttgaggaggctgTCCATGTGGCTCTGGATGGTGGTCTGCGCACCAAGGATCTGGGTGGTAACGCTACCACAGAGGtggttggtgatgctgttgtcgaggagctgaagaagattCTCAAGCCTCAAGGGGTGTTGTCTGATTGGCGTGATTTGCTGCAGAGGATGTTACCCTGGTGGTTGTGA